In a genomic window of Epinephelus lanceolatus isolate andai-2023 chromosome 3, ASM4190304v1, whole genome shotgun sequence:
- the LOC117255053 gene encoding phospholipid phosphatase 3-like, whose translation MLDKSGTHSVGVPVSSADLQLKLTDNKSSLAAAGIGMENGTGKKFIEITGPALSKRKLLVGLDLLCLFLASIPFFACELKAVSPYRRGFMCGDPSITYPYLHREAIPDELLIAGGIIITGLTIALGECYRVRFKSVSSKAFVRNLYVSCLYKELGCFLFGCCVGQSLTNMAKLSVGRLRPHFLSVCGVTYASLNCTPGTYVATVNCRQPDHRLEEEARKSFFSGHASFAMYTMLYLAFYLQARLTWRGARLLRPAIQFFLVLLAVYTGLTRISDYRHHPSDVLTGYIQGALTAYWVAFHISSMFKSSSSDLSPTLDSPLSPHHTVC comes from the exons ATGTTGGATAAATCTGGGACGCACAGTGTCGGTGTGCCCGTCTCCAGCGCGGACCTCCAGCTCAAACTGACGGACAACAAGAGCAGCCTGGCTGCAGCAGGGATAGGGATGGAGAATGGTACTGGGAAGAAATTCATAGAGATAACTGGCCCGGCATTATCCAAGAGAAAACTTCTGGTGGGCTTAgacctcctctgcctcttcctgG CTTCCATCCCTTTCTTTGCGTGTGAGCTGAAGGCAGTGAGTCCTTACAGAAGGGGCTTCATGTGCGGGGACCCCAGCATCACCTACCCTTATCTGCATCGGGAGGCCATACCAGATGAGTTACTCATCGCCGGTGGCATCATCATCACTGGCCTCACT ATCGCCCTCGGGGAGTGTTACCGGGTTCGTTTCAAAAGCGTCAGCTCCAAGGCCTTTGTGAGGAACCTGTATGTGTCCTGTCTGTACAAGGAGCTgggctgcttcctgtttggctGCTGCGTCGGCCAGTCGCTAACCAACATGGCCAAGCTGAGTGTTGGGCGGCTGCGACcgcacttcctgtctgtgtgcgGTGTCACCTATGCATCACTCAACTGCACACCTGGAACCTATGTTGCAACAGTGAACTGCCGCCAGCCTGACCACCGGTTGGAGGAGGaggccag GAAGTCCTTCTTCTCTGGCCACGCTTCCTTCGCGATGTACACAATGCTCTATTTAGCA TTTTACCTGCAGGCGCGGCTGACATGGCGTGGGGCTCGGCTGCTGAGGCCGGCAATCCAGTTCTTCCTAGTTCTGCTGGCAGTCTACACAGGTCTGACCCGCATCTCAGACTACAGGCACCACCCGTCCGACGTGCTAACAGGCTACATACAGGGAGCCCTCACTGCTTACTGGGTG gCCTTCCACATCTCGTCCATGTTTAAAAGCTCAAGTTCAGATCTGTCTCCGACCCTGGACAGCCCCTTGTCACCCCACCATACAGTCTGCTAA